From Paenibacillus sp. GP183, one genomic window encodes:
- the modA gene encoding molybdate ABC transporter substrate-binding protein yields MNTVKKIMLLLSVSLFVLSGCQTSGGQSSLASITPSKTSAQTELIVSAAASLQDSLKEFAALYEKSHPEIKLVFNFGASGALQQQIEQGAPADLFISAGQKQMDALIAKQLLAKDQTVPLLDNSLVAIVPADSKLPLSAADEINDPRLQKLAIGDVESVPAGGYAKESLSFYKLWDLLQPKLVFAKDVRQVLTYVESGNVDAGLVYLTDALTSKRVKLAFTFDPASHHVIQYPAGVLKAAKHANAAAALLADLQGKEAAEIFTKYGFKKPGE; encoded by the coding sequence ATGAATACCGTCAAGAAAATCATGCTTTTATTATCTGTAAGCTTATTTGTTTTATCAGGATGCCAAACATCGGGCGGACAATCTTCTCTGGCTTCAATCACTCCTTCTAAGACTTCGGCCCAAACCGAATTAATCGTTTCGGCTGCAGCCAGCTTGCAGGACAGCTTAAAGGAATTTGCCGCGTTGTATGAGAAGTCGCATCCGGAAATAAAGCTTGTCTTTAACTTTGGCGCCTCTGGAGCTTTGCAGCAGCAAATTGAACAAGGCGCGCCCGCAGATCTGTTTATCTCTGCCGGACAGAAGCAAATGGACGCATTGATTGCTAAACAGCTATTAGCGAAGGACCAAACCGTACCCTTGTTGGATAACTCGTTGGTTGCGATTGTTCCAGCTGACAGCAAGCTTCCTCTATCGGCAGCTGACGAGATTAACGATCCGAGGTTGCAAAAATTAGCAATTGGTGATGTTGAATCCGTACCCGCGGGTGGTTATGCCAAAGAATCCTTAAGCTTCTATAAGCTTTGGGACTTGCTTCAGCCCAAACTGGTTTTTGCCAAGGATGTAAGGCAGGTGCTGACCTACGTGGAATCCGGAAATGTAGATGCAGGCCTGGTGTATCTTACAGATGCATTAACGTCGAAAAGGGTGAAGTTAGCGTTTACCTTTGATCCGGCAAGCCATCATGTGATCCAATACCCTGCAGGAGTGTTAAAAGCAGCAAAGCATGCGAATGCGGCTGCTGCTTTATTAGCGGACCTTCAAGGGAAAGAAGCAGCAGAGATTTTCACCAAATATGGCTTTAAAAAGCCAGGAGAATAA